Within Dehalococcoidia bacterium, the genomic segment ACACGGCCCAGAAGGTGAGGTATGGGGGGGCGATGGACTGGAAGTGGTCCCAGGTGCCGGGCTCGAGATCGGTGTCGGGGTCGTAGTCTCCGAACTCGCGGATCTTGACCACGTTGAAGCCTAGCTCAATCATGCCGTTTATGAGGGTTTCGAGCGTGTGCCTGAACTCCCTCGGGCCGCGGACGCGCTGGTCCACGCCGTCGGGGTCTGAGAACGTCCAGTCGGGATCGGCAATCTCGATCTCGCCGTCGCCGTAGGTGTCCCAGAGCCGGTAGCCATCTCCCTTCCAGTCCTCGGGCTCGACGTTGATGAAGTACGGGTTGGCGCATGAGAGATGGTAGACGCCGCCGGGCCTCAGCACTCGCACGACCTGCCTGAAGACCTCCCTGGCGTCCGGGACGAAGTTGATCGAGTGGCCGTGCCAGACGACGTCGAAGCTATCGTCCTCGAAGACCGACAGATCACGCATGTCGCCCTGGATCGTGCGCAGGTCGAGGCCGTAGTGGCTGGCCGCCTGCTGGTCGTGCTCGAGCTGGACTTCCGAGATGTCGAAGACGGTCACGTTCGCGCGGAGGATGCAGAATCCAGCAGACTGCTGACCTCCGCCGCCGGCCAGGCACAGTACGTCTTTGCCCTCGAAATCGTCGATGATGCCGTCCGGGTCCACCAGTTCGCGGGCGGAGGCCTCGTTGAGGTCCAGGTATGGGCGCGCGTAGGCGACTCCGGCCTCGGCGAGTTCATTCCAGCGGCCCATGTTGTAACGGGATATTTCATCCACCATCAATTGGTCTCCGTGGTGTTCTTGTAGGGGGTGTAGGACTGCTTCGCTAATGGTCTCTGGGTGCGGGTGCTTACAAGTTGGTTGGGATCAGACCTTTTCACCCTCACCCCAGCCCTCTCCCCCGGATCAAGTCCGGGGCAGGCTCTGAGGGAGAGGGGGCCTATTGGTTGATGTTCGTACCTGACTGTACACACCTACTTCCATCGCCAGCCTGAGGGTGGTGGGATGATGAGCCCAGAGTCTGCCGTCTCTCTGTTCTTGAACAAATGCTAATCTGATTGTAAGGAGGAGCGTTATAGATTCTACATGGGCTCGCACGTGGAAACCTTTGGCATAACGTCCTCTGGATCCCGGCCTTCGCCGGGATGACGAAGATGGGCAAAGGGATGGCGAAGATCGGCAATGGCATGGCGGAGTTCGTCAAGGGGATGGCGAAGATGTGCAAAGGGACGATGAAGTTGGGCGAAGGTCTCGTTACGCGACGGCCCTACATAGCAGTTGGGAAATTCGGTCCACCCTTGCAGACTGAAATGTCACATAGGTGCTCACCATGCTGAAACGTT encodes:
- a CDS encoding class I SAM-dependent methyltransferase, translating into MVDEISRYNMGRWNELAEAGVAYARPYLDLNEASARELVDPDGIIDDFEGKDVLCLAGGGGQQSAGFCILRANVTVFDISEVQLEHDQQAASHYGLDLRTIQGDMRDLSVFEDDSFDVVWHGHSINFVPDAREVFRQVVRVLRPGGVYHLSCANPYFINVEPEDWKGDGYRLWDTYGDGEIEIADPDWTFSDPDGVDQRVRGPREFRHTLETLINGMIELGFNVVKIREFGDYDPDTDLEPGTWDHFQSIAPPYLTFWAVYCPQ